From Paenibacillus sp. PK3_47, the proteins below share one genomic window:
- a CDS encoding ABC transporter substrate-binding protein — translation MSGLYKKKSGGAKLALTGVIAMTLVLSACGNNNSGNTANNASGATASPAATAAPAATAEATAAPAAEKTVTDAMGHKVTVPANPQRVLGSYLEDYLVTLGVTPVAQWSVTNGTQEYLADALKDVPTIAYDLPLEAVTSFAPDFHIVQSEGTVQNGLYDQLNKIAPTYVLGDEISQDWRKTLLTIGDLLNKTPEAEAAIEAYNQKAADAKAKISAAIGEKSAAIVWLVGKNFFIVDETRSSGAVLYGDLGLKLPNLVTEIPAESRAPWNPISLEKLAELTADYIFLVNSDQAEGSDILNGPIWKGIPAVKAGNVTELSGESTWLYSGAYANSKTIDDAVAALVK, via the coding sequence AGAAATCAGGCGGCGCCAAGCTGGCGTTGACCGGTGTGATCGCAATGACGCTGGTTCTGTCTGCCTGCGGCAATAACAATAGCGGAAATACAGCAAACAACGCATCGGGAGCGACTGCGTCTCCGGCAGCAACTGCAGCTCCGGCGGCTACAGCTGAAGCCACAGCAGCACCGGCTGCCGAGAAGACCGTAACGGATGCTATGGGGCATAAGGTAACCGTACCAGCCAATCCGCAGCGCGTGCTGGGTTCTTATCTGGAAGATTATCTGGTAACACTTGGCGTGACACCGGTAGCACAGTGGTCCGTGACTAACGGTACCCAGGAATACCTGGCTGATGCACTCAAAGATGTTCCGACGATCGCCTATGATCTTCCGCTCGAGGCGGTGACTAGCTTCGCTCCTGACTTCCACATTGTACAATCTGAGGGCACTGTCCAGAACGGGCTGTATGATCAGCTGAACAAAATCGCGCCTACTTATGTGCTCGGTGACGAAATCAGCCAGGATTGGCGTAAAACACTGCTCACCATCGGTGATCTTCTGAACAAAACGCCTGAAGCCGAAGCGGCAATTGAAGCCTATAATCAGAAAGCAGCAGATGCCAAAGCGAAGATCAGTGCTGCCATTGGCGAAAAATCTGCAGCGATTGTCTGGCTCGTAGGTAAAAATTTCTTTATTGTCGACGAGACCCGCAGCAGCGGCGCAGTGTTATATGGGGATCTGGGTCTTAAGCTCCCTAATCTGGTGACCGAAATTCCGGCTGAATCGAGAGCACCCTGGAATCCGATCTCGCTTGAAAAGCTTGCCGAGCTGACAGCAGACTACATCTTCCTGGTGAACAGCGATCAGGCTGAAGGATCGGATATTCTTAACGGACCGATCTGGAAAGGAATCCCGGCAGTAAAGGCCGGTAATGTTACCGAACTTAGTGGTGAAAGCACTTGGCTGTATTCCGGTGCTTACGCAAACTCCAAAACAATCGATGATGCGGTGGCCGCTCTTGTAAAATAA
- a CDS encoding iron ABC transporter permease, translating into MVVSTHSTSNNTDPAGAKTLKSRPAAAVIILVAGLAAIVFGIALSVSVGAADVRLGTVWEAVFRFNPDIQQHQIIRELRIPRALAGALVGACFAVAGAIMQGMTRNPLADSGLLGLNAGASAGLAIAFAFAPTASFLSIMLYCFVGAAVAALLVFGIGSLSRSGLTPLRLTLAGAAVSALLLAVSQGVAILFHLSQEITFWIAGGIGGANWTQLKIMTPWILAALIASLMLSRSITLLSLGRDVAAGLGQRTRFVQTAGLLIVVILAGAAVSTVGPIAFVGLIIPHITRYLVGVDYRWIIPCSAVLGSLMIIFADIAARMINAPYETPIGALIAVIGVPFFIYLASKRKGELS; encoded by the coding sequence ATGGTCGTATCCACACATTCTACATCTAACAATACAGATCCGGCAGGGGCGAAAACGCTGAAATCCAGACCTGCCGCTGCAGTAATTATTCTGGTTGCAGGCCTTGCTGCCATCGTCTTCGGAATTGCCTTGTCCGTATCAGTGGGCGCAGCGGATGTTCGACTGGGAACGGTATGGGAAGCGGTATTCCGCTTCAACCCGGACATCCAGCAGCATCAGATTATCAGGGAATTGCGGATTCCCCGGGCGCTGGCAGGAGCCCTTGTAGGCGCATGCTTTGCTGTTGCGGGAGCGATTATGCAGGGCATGACCCGTAATCCGCTGGCTGATTCCGGCCTACTGGGCCTGAATGCCGGCGCGAGCGCGGGACTGGCCATAGCGTTTGCTTTTGCACCCACGGCATCCTTCCTGTCCATCATGCTGTATTGCTTTGTCGGTGCTGCAGTTGCGGCGCTCCTGGTCTTCGGCATCGGCTCTCTGTCCCGCAGCGGCCTGACACCGCTGCGTCTGACGCTTGCCGGAGCGGCGGTCAGCGCTCTTCTGCTGGCAGTAAGCCAGGGAGTGGCCATCCTTTTCCACCTGTCACAGGAGATCACCTTCTGGATTGCGGGAGGAATCGGCGGGGCGAATTGGACACAGCTGAAAATCATGACGCCGTGGATCTTGGCAGCCTTGATAGCATCTTTGATGCTTTCGCGATCAATCACACTGCTTAGTCTCGGACGGGATGTGGCAGCCGGCCTGGGCCAGCGGACCCGGTTTGTACAGACTGCCGGTCTGCTCATAGTGGTCATTCTGGCCGGAGCCGCTGTGTCCACAGTCGGACCGATTGCCTTTGTAGGTCTGATCATTCCGCATATTACACGTTATCTCGTGGGTGTCGATTACCGCTGGATTATCCCTTGCTCGGCAGTTCTCGGAAGCTTAATGATTATTTTTGCAGATATTGCTGCAAGGATGATTAACGCCCCGTATGAGACGCCTATTGGCGCATTAATTGCTGTAATCGGGGTTCCGTTCTTCATCTATCTGGCGAGCAAACGCAAGGGGGAGCTGTCATGA